AAATCAATAAAAAAGGAATACAAATAAATACTAAAAAAGGAATATTAAATATAGAAAAAATACAAATACCAGGTAAAAAAACCATACACATAAGTCAAATTATACATACAAATAAAAAACTATTTATTAAACATTCTATATTAAAATAATCTTTAATACTTTTAAAGTATAAAAATTATTACAAAGAACGGCATAAAAATGCCGTTTTTTATTAAAATTATAAATTTAAAAATTCATTAAAACCTATTTAATAATTTTTAAAAATTTCGACCAACTAATTCTACATATGCTATAGTAGCATTGTCACCTTTTCGAAAACCACACTTTAATATACGTAAATAACCACCTGGTCTAGAATAAAAATAAGGCCCTAACTCATGAAATAATTTCTTTACTGTAAAAATATTACAAATACGAGAAAATACTAATCTTCGATTAACTATCGTATCATATTTTGACAGCGTAATAATTGGTTCAACAAAACGACGTAACTCTTTTGCTTTGGATAAAGTAGTTTTAATATACTCGTATTTAATTAATGAACATGTCATGTTTTTTAACATAGATTGTAAATGACTACGTGTTCTATTTAATAATCGTCCCGTTTTTCTATGTCTCATAACATTATATCCCGTAAAAAAATTGAAAAATTTTTAATTTATATATCAAAAAATATTGATTTTAAAAAAATTTAATCTTCTATAAGAATTTTAGGAGGCCAATTATCTAACTTCATTCCTAATGATAAACCCTTAATTGCTAATATATCCTTAATTTCAGTTAATGACTTTTTTCCTAGATTAGGAGTTTTTAATAATTCCACTTCAGTTTTCTGCACTAAATCACCAATATAATGAATGCTTTCAGCTTTCAAACAATTAGCGGATCGAACTGTTAATTCTAAATCGTCTACAGGACGCAATAAAATCGGTTCAAACTCAGGTTTTTCTTCTTTAATTTCAGGTTCACGAATACCTCTTAAATCTACAAAAGATTCTAACTGTTCAGCTAAAATAGTAGCTGCTTTTCTAATTGCTTCCTCTGGATCAATAGTCCCATTTGTTTCCATTTCTATAATTAACTTATCTAAATCAGTTCTTTGTTTAACTCTTGCAGCTTCAACATGATAAATAATACGTTCTATAGGACTATAGGATACATCCAGAAATAATTTACCAATAATTTGATTATTTTTATTTAAATCTTTACTAGATTCAGCAGTTATATATCCTCTTCCTCTTACTACTTTCATTCGAATCTCAATAGAAACATCGGGGCAGGTTAAATGACATATAGTATGTTTTAAATTTACAATTTCAGTAGAAGAATCATAATCAATGTCTGCCGCAATAACTGGCCCTACACCGCTTTTTTTTAAATGTAATATTACTTCATCTTTTCCAAATAATTTTATTGATAAACCTTTTAAATTTAATAATATATCTAATATATCTTCTTGAACTCCTTCTTTATGTGTATATTCATGCAAGATACCATTAATTTCAACTTCTGTAACAGCACATCCAGATATTGAAGATAATAAAATTCTCCGTAAAGCATTTCCTAGTGTATGACCAAACCCACGTTCTAATGGCTCCAAAGTAATCTTGGCTTGAGTAGAACTAATTTGTTGAATATCTACTAATCTCGGTTTTAAAAAATCTTCTACAAAATCCCCCATTACTCTCCTCTCTAAATATTAGTAATCTATATTATTTAGAATATAACTCTACAATTAAATGTTCATTAATGTCAGAAGATAAATCATCACGTTCTATTGTACGTAATAAAAAACCTTCCATTTTTTTATAATTTACATCTAACCAAGCAGATTTCTCACGTTGATTCATAATCTCTACAGCAGCTTTAATTCGTAATTGATTTTGTGATTTTTTCAAAATAGATATTTTATCATTTATAGAAACTTGAAAAGAAGGAATATTTACAATTTTACTGTTAACACAAACAGACTTATGACTAATTAATTGACGTGATTCTGCACGTGTAGCACTAAAACCCATACGATATACAATATTATCAAGACGCTTCTCTAATAAAAAAAGCAAATTCTGCCCAGTATTTCCCTTTAATTTAGAAGCTTTTTTATAGTAATTATGAAATTGTCGTTCTAATATTCCGTATAAACGACGTAATTTTTGTTTTTCTCTTAATTGTTTTGCATATTCAGATAATCGCAATTTTCGAGATCCATGTTGACCAGGAGCTTGGTCAATATTACATTTAGATTCAATGGAACGCACACCAGATTTTAAAAATAAATCTGAACTTTCTCGTCGACTTAATTTTAATTTTGGACCTAAATATTTTGCCATATTTATATTTCTCTTTTTTTTAAATAAAATTAAACTCTACGTTTTTTAGGTGGTCGACATCCATTATGAGGAATAGGAGTAATATCTTTAATACTTGTAATACGAAAACCTGAAGCATTTAAAGATCTAATTGTTGATTCTCGACCTGGTCCTGGGCCTTTAACCATTATTTCTAAATTTTTTATCCCATAATCTTTTACACGATCTGCACATTTTTCTGCTGCTACTTGAGCAGCAAAAGGAGTCGATTTCCTTGAACCTCTAAAACCAGATCCTCCAGAAGTTGCCCAACCTAATGTATTACCTTTACGATCAGTAATAGTAACAATTGTATTATTAAAAGAGGCATGAATATATGCAATACCGTCTAAAATTTGTTTTTTTACACGTTTTTTAGAATTACTTGCTATTTTTTTTGACATAATAAAATATTTTCCTATTATCTACTTTTTATTAACTTTCTCGGTCCTTTACATGTACGCGCATTTGTTTTTGTTCTTTGTCCACGAACTGGAAGATGTTTACGATGACGAAGTCCTCGATAACAACCAATATCCATTAATCTTTTTATATTAATTGTTTTTTCTCTACGTAAATCACCTTCAACAAGAAATTTAGATATTATTGAACGTAATATTTCAATTTGATTATCTTTTAATTCACTAACTTTTATATTATATGGTATACCTGAAGTACAACAAATTTTTTTAGATAATGATAAACCAATTCCATAAATTCTAGTTAATGCTATTAATATATGTTTATAATCAGGAATATTTATTCCAGCAATTCTTGTCACAAATATTTTTCCTTATTAAAATAATTTAATAATAAAATATTTTTTACTATTAAAATATAAGTTTAATATATAATTAATTTATATATTTTAAAATATATAAAATTATTCTAATTACCCTTGTCTTTGTTTATGTTTTGGATCATTACTACAAATTACACGAACTATATTTTTTCTGC
The window above is part of the Buchnera aphidicola (Cinara piceae) genome. Proteins encoded here:
- the rpmJ gene encoding 50S ribosomal protein L36, translating into MKVRASVKKICRSCKIIRRKNIVRVICSNDPKHKQRQG
- the rpsD gene encoding 30S ribosomal protein S4 — protein: MAKYLGPKLKLSRRESSDLFLKSGVRSIESKCNIDQAPGQHGSRKLRLSEYAKQLREKQKLRRLYGILERQFHNYYKKASKLKGNTGQNLLFLLEKRLDNIVYRMGFSATRAESRQLISHKSVCVNSKIVNIPSFQVSINDKISILKKSQNQLRIKAAVEIMNQREKSAWLDVNYKKMEGFLLRTIERDDLSSDINEHLIVELYSK
- the rpsK gene encoding 30S ribosomal protein S11 is translated as MSKKIASNSKKRVKKQILDGIAYIHASFNNTIVTITDRKGNTLGWATSGGSGFRGSRKSTPFAAQVAAEKCADRVKDYGIKNLEIMVKGPGPGRESTIRSLNASGFRITSIKDITPIPHNGCRPPKKRRV
- the rpsM gene encoding 30S ribosomal protein S13 codes for the protein MTRIAGINIPDYKHILIALTRIYGIGLSLSKKICCTSGIPYNIKVSELKDNQIEILRSIISKFLVEGDLRREKTINIKRLMDIGCYRGLRHRKHLPVRGQRTKTNARTCKGPRKLIKSR
- the rplQ gene encoding 50S ribosomal protein L17 encodes the protein MRHRKTGRLLNRTRSHLQSMLKNMTCSLIKYEYIKTTLSKAKELRRFVEPIITLSKYDTIVNRRLVFSRICNIFTVKKLFHELGPYFYSRPGGYLRILKCGFRKGDNATIAYVELVGRNF
- a CDS encoding DNA-directed RNA polymerase subunit alpha, with the protein product MGDFVEDFLKPRLVDIQQISSTQAKITLEPLERGFGHTLGNALRRILLSSISGCAVTEVEINGILHEYTHKEGVQEDILDILLNLKGLSIKLFGKDEVILHLKKSGVGPVIAADIDYDSSTEIVNLKHTICHLTCPDVSIEIRMKVVRGRGYITAESSKDLNKNNQIIGKLFLDVSYSPIERIIYHVEAARVKQRTDLDKLIIEMETNGTIDPEEAIRKAATILAEQLESFVDLRGIREPEIKEEKPEFEPILLRPVDDLELTVRSANCLKAESIHYIGDLVQKTEVELLKTPNLGKKSLTEIKDILAIKGLSLGMKLDNWPPKILIED